The Sulfurimonas hydrogeniphila genome includes a window with the following:
- a CDS encoding cytochrome-c peroxidase, translating into MYKIIILIFSFYVTLLTANEPITPLPQSVQVNQAKAKLGQVLFFDPILSHDNTISCASCHDLHNGGDDGLKFSFGIQGQEGSVNAPTVYNAVFNFRQFWDGRAKNLQEQAIGPIENPVEMGSSFEEIIPKLKKSKYKKLFDAIYNDGITKNNITDAIAEYEKTLITPNSRFDRYLRGDKSALTQKEKEGYELFKSKGCVSCHHGENIGGNLYNKFGIFNESNSEWLGRYNITHKERDKYFFKVPSLRNIARTAPYFHDGRTYDLKKAVEIMSQYQLGRHITKEEIAKITAFLQSLNGELPKNIEPE; encoded by the coding sequence ATGTATAAAATAATAATTCTCATCTTCTCTTTTTATGTTACTTTGCTAACGGCAAATGAGCCTATTACACCTTTACCGCAAAGTGTACAGGTCAATCAGGCAAAGGCAAAACTCGGTCAAGTGCTCTTTTTTGATCCTATTTTATCGCATGATAATACTATCAGCTGTGCAAGCTGCCACGATTTGCACAATGGCGGAGATGACGGGTTAAAATTCTCTTTTGGTATTCAAGGGCAAGAAGGCTCAGTGAATGCGCCTACTGTTTATAATGCTGTTTTTAATTTTCGACAGTTTTGGGACGGTCGGGCAAAAAATCTGCAGGAACAGGCCATTGGACCTATTGAAAATCCTGTTGAAATGGGTTCTAGCTTTGAAGAGATCATACCAAAACTCAAAAAAAGCAAATACAAAAAACTTTTTGATGCAATTTATAATGACGGTATTACCAAAAATAATATTACAGATGCCATCGCGGAATATGAAAAAACACTCATCACGCCAAACTCCCGCTTTGACAGATATCTCAGGGGTGATAAAAGTGCTCTCACTCAAAAAGAAAAAGAGGGATACGAACTTTTTAAGTCAAAGGGGTGTGTAAGCTGCCATCACGGAGAGAACATTGGCGGCAATCTTTATAACAAATTTGGTATCTTCAATGAATCAAATTCCGAGTGGCTGGGAAGATACAATATTACCCATAAAGAGCGGGACAAATACTTTTTTAAAGTCCCCTCGCTTCGAAATATTGCAAGGACGGCACCCTATTTCCATGACGGGCGTACCTATGATTTGAAAAAAGCGGTAGAAATTATGTCTCAGTATCAACTCGGTCGTCACATTACAAAAGAGGAGATTGCGAAAATAACTGCTTTTTTACAGTCTCTCAACGGTGAACTTCCTAAAAATATTGAGCCAGAATGA
- the hrpB gene encoding ATP-dependent helicase HrpB, producing MIKLPIHDVLEDVKKSLQNNNRLVLQAPPGAGKSTVVPISLLDEAWLGNKMIIMLEPRRVAARMVASQMAKLLGEPLGERVGYQIKMDSVYSKNTKILVVTEAVLVRKLQSNQTLDDVAMIVFDEFHERSIHTDLSLALSLQVQELLRDELKILIMSATLNANEISSLLGDVPVITSKGKRYDVQNIYLDIKTKQPDARSLNALLLKTTLQALKKHTGDILVFLPGVKEIKNLQNALLNTVSKDVLIVPLYSSLSKKEQDRALSSSSKRKIILSTNIAQTSLTIEGVTVVIDSGLEKLSRYNHANAMNHLEMSFVSEDAAVQRAGRAGRLSNGVCYRLWHASKILQPSTKPEILRTDLSSLMLDLALWGVDDFCELKFLDIPHPDTTQKTKKILQALAMLDASFKITAFGRDALSLGLHPRFSYMILKANDLGFAYEACLLASLLGEKDIFKDASKESDILPRYIHLFEQDCNSSYIHTFRAKEVLREAEFFYKKLKYIKQAHKKNSSLDKDILGVLLLFAYPDRLARRRDSNSNKYILSNAKGAMLHDEDTLRNEEYLVVANLHAHAKDSLINLALSVTMTQIEQYFSSFMHTKQTINYNKENKKFDIREETYFLKLLLFAKPIQVAKGQDFQKLLTELIKKEGLELLTWSKKAVKFKERVNFLHHHQEFADFSDTALLERLDLWLEPHLDNIASIKELESLDIYALLRSLLTWEQQQLLDTQVPQSITVPSGSSIHIDYTDVHKPSLHVKIQEVFGLHETPKVLNGTLPLQMHLLTPAMRPIQITYDLKSFWENSYAEVAKELRGKYKRHYWPQNPFKAVATSKTKKHMYGQ from the coding sequence ATGATAAAACTACCGATACATGACGTCTTAGAAGATGTAAAAAAATCACTGCAAAATAATAACAGGCTTGTTTTACAGGCTCCTCCCGGGGCAGGAAAAAGCACTGTTGTGCCTATCTCTTTGCTTGATGAAGCCTGGCTTGGAAACAAAATGATCATTATGCTTGAGCCGCGGCGCGTGGCTGCCCGGATGGTTGCTTCGCAAATGGCGAAACTTCTGGGTGAACCACTTGGAGAGCGTGTGGGCTATCAGATAAAAATGGACAGTGTTTATTCAAAAAACACCAAAATTCTGGTTGTTACCGAAGCTGTTTTAGTACGCAAACTCCAAAGCAATCAGACTTTGGATGATGTAGCTATGATTGTTTTTGATGAGTTTCATGAACGCAGTATTCACACTGATTTGTCCCTTGCGCTGTCTTTGCAGGTACAGGAACTCTTACGTGATGAGTTGAAAATCCTGATTATGTCCGCCACACTCAATGCAAACGAAATCTCCTCCCTGCTCGGTGATGTTCCCGTGATAACTTCAAAAGGGAAAAGATATGATGTACAAAATATATATCTTGACATCAAAACAAAACAACCTGACGCACGCTCTTTGAATGCTTTGCTTCTCAAAACGACACTGCAGGCATTAAAAAAGCATACAGGAGATATTTTAGTCTTTTTGCCAGGAGTCAAAGAGATAAAAAATTTGCAAAATGCACTTCTTAATACCGTTAGCAAAGATGTCCTCATTGTACCGCTCTACTCTTCACTCTCAAAAAAAGAACAGGACAGGGCACTCTCCTCCTCCTCAAAACGAAAAATCATACTCAGTACAAACATTGCACAGACATCTCTGACCATAGAGGGCGTGACAGTCGTGATAGACTCGGGTCTGGAGAAGCTCTCACGCTACAACCATGCCAATGCGATGAATCATTTGGAAATGTCCTTTGTCTCAGAAGATGCCGCCGTTCAAAGAGCAGGCAGAGCCGGAAGGCTCTCAAACGGAGTCTGCTACAGGCTGTGGCATGCATCAAAAATACTGCAACCGTCCACAAAACCCGAAATACTCCGGACGGATTTAAGCTCACTGATGCTGGATTTGGCTTTATGGGGTGTTGATGACTTTTGCGAACTGAAATTTTTGGATATTCCGCATCCCGACACTACTCAAAAAACAAAAAAAATTTTACAGGCGCTCGCAATGCTTGATGCTTCTTTCAAAATCACCGCTTTTGGCAGAGATGCTCTGAGTCTGGGACTGCATCCAAGATTTTCCTATATGATTTTAAAAGCAAATGATTTGGGCTTTGCCTATGAAGCCTGTCTGCTGGCCTCACTTTTGGGAGAAAAAGATATTTTTAAAGATGCATCAAAAGAGAGTGATATACTGCCGCGATATATACATCTTTTTGAGCAAGACTGCAACAGTAGCTATATCCATACATTCAGAGCCAAAGAAGTACTCCGCGAAGCAGAGTTTTTTTATAAAAAACTCAAATATATCAAACAGGCACACAAAAAAAACAGTTCACTTGACAAAGATATACTCGGGGTACTGCTCCTTTTTGCCTACCCTGACAGACTCGCTAGACGGCGAGACAGCAACAGTAACAAATACATACTCAGCAACGCAAAAGGCGCCATGCTTCATGACGAAGACACTTTGCGCAATGAAGAGTACCTGGTTGTGGCAAATCTTCATGCACATGCCAAAGACTCACTTATAAATCTGGCACTGAGTGTAACAATGACGCAGATTGAGCAATACTTTTCTTCCTTTATGCACACCAAACAAACAATAAACTACAATAAAGAGAACAAGAAGTTTGACATAAGAGAAGAGACTTACTTTTTAAAACTGCTCCTTTTTGCAAAACCGATACAGGTTGCAAAAGGGCAAGATTTTCAAAAGCTGCTTACAGAGTTAATAAAAAAAGAGGGTCTGGAACTTTTGACATGGAGCAAAAAAGCTGTAAAATTCAAAGAAAGAGTCAATTTTTTACACCATCATCAAGAGTTTGCAGACTTTAGTGATACAGCGCTGCTTGAGAGACTTGACCTTTGGCTGGAGCCTCATCTTGACAACATTGCAAGCATAAAAGAGTTGGAAAGTTTAGATATTTATGCACTGTTGCGCTCACTCTTGACATGGGAACAGCAGCAGCTTTTGGACACCCAGGTACCCCAAAGTATTACAGTACCAAGCGGTTCAAGTATTCATATAGATTACACCGACGTTCACAAACCCTCTTTACATGTAAAGATACAAGAAGTGTTCGGACTTCATGAAACACCCAAAGTGTTAAACGGCACACTCCCTTTACAGATGCATCTCCTCACACCCGCTATGCGACCCATACAAATCACTTATGATTTAAAAAGCTTTTGGGAGAACTCTTATGCCGAGGTCGCAAAAGAGTTACGGGGAAAATACAAAAGGCATTATTGGCCGCAAAATCCTTTTAAAGCTGTTGCTACGAGTAAAACGAAAAAACATATGTACGGACAATGA
- a CDS encoding sulfurtransferase: MNKTSLIVVAATLAVSLEAGTFSNFFDRVSKKGHSIKVVRGLNHDQKSYKDNEYGLVNADVAAKWINDWEANKPAGVNGRLFVMQVGLLPGSKPFVKHDDVHVFTFDRTAGCTTTGDIRNDGISDIPMPIFSGGMTGMDGAFWAYDINPNEDMLLVVVASDDPQNMALASRFLWTMSYWGMKEDHVSLMNGTAMYMFDPELNPRIKRAGVTSKESMFTEMGSEYLMAPGGKLDFGDAKSGRAPAQRQNFESIKTLPTQPNFSLFASMEDIMNVVDANQKSDVIIDGRSAAEYNAEIEVKRSKTETKECGVNHDQQCYSAFEGHIRGAVNLEYRSVINTQDFVKDLNGDGIVDERDASMTFLSKRELKRTFRKLGVKRDSDVYTYCRTGTRASLVTFASYEILGYKTHMYDGSWIQWSKLADAVDTYAKQMLPEDSPWRTDVSRYTENIKYNDSVDVGPASATLYPYAPEGSGNRIVEEDEAYRFDF; the protein is encoded by the coding sequence ATGAACAAAACATCACTTATAGTGGTTGCAGCAACTTTGGCTGTATCACTTGAAGCAGGTACTTTTTCAAACTTTTTTGACAGAGTTTCTAAAAAAGGGCATTCTATAAAAGTTGTAAGGGGTTTGAACCACGATCAAAAAAGTTATAAAGATAATGAGTACGGTCTTGTAAATGCAGACGTTGCTGCAAAGTGGATTAATGACTGGGAAGCAAATAAACCAGCAGGTGTGAACGGGCGCCTGTTTGTGATGCAGGTAGGACTTTTGCCGGGAAGCAAACCATTTGTGAAGCATGACGATGTGCATGTATTTACTTTTGACAGAACAGCAGGGTGTACTACAACAGGCGATATTCGCAATGACGGAATTTCTGATATTCCTATGCCGATTTTTTCAGGCGGTATGACAGGTATGGATGGTGCTTTTTGGGCATACGATATCAATCCGAATGAAGATATGCTTTTGGTTGTAGTCGCATCAGATGATCCTCAGAATATGGCACTGGCATCACGCTTTTTGTGGACAATGAGTTATTGGGGAATGAAAGAGGATCATGTTTCATTAATGAACGGAACGGCAATGTATATGTTTGATCCTGAGCTAAACCCTCGTATAAAAAGAGCGGGTGTAACGAGCAAAGAGTCAATGTTTACAGAGATGGGGTCTGAGTATTTGATGGCTCCGGGCGGAAAACTTGATTTTGGTGACGCAAAAAGCGGTCGTGCACCGGCACAGCGCCAGAACTTTGAATCTATAAAAACACTGCCTACCCAACCAAACTTCTCATTGTTTGCCAGTATGGAAGATATAATGAATGTAGTTGATGCAAACCAAAAATCTGATGTTATTATTGATGGCAGAAGTGCGGCTGAATACAATGCTGAAATCGAAGTTAAAAGAAGCAAAACAGAAACAAAAGAGTGTGGTGTAAATCATGATCAGCAGTGCTATTCCGCGTTTGAAGGACATATCAGAGGTGCTGTTAATCTCGAATACCGCAGTGTTATTAACACTCAAGACTTTGTCAAAGATCTTAATGGTGACGGCATAGTCGATGAGCGTGATGCATCGATGACTTTTCTCTCAAAAAGAGAACTTAAAAGAACATTTAGAAAATTAGGCGTAAAGCGTGACAGTGATGTATATACATACTGCAGAACAGGTACCCGTGCATCGCTTGTGACTTTTGCATCGTATGAGATTTTAGGATACAAAACACACATGTATGACGGTTCATGGATTCAGTGGTCAAAACTTGCAGATGCGGTAGATACTTACGCAAAACAAATGCTTCCGGAAGATTCACCATGGAGAACAGATGTTTCGCGCTATACAGAAAATATAAAATATAACGATTCTGTTGATGTGGGACCGGCTTCTGCAACACTTTATCCTTATGCGCCTGAAGGTTCAGGAAACCGCATTGTAGAAGAAGATGAAGCCTATCGTTTTGACTTCTAG